The following DNA comes from Chryseobacterium gallinarum.
TAATTGCTTTACCAGTGGGAAAGTTACAATCGTAAAATCCCCTTCGAACTCCGTTTTATTTTCCTGAACCTCCAGTGTAATGCCTTTTAACTGATATACATTTAAAATGATTTCTGAAAGTTTTTCTTCAATAATATATTTAATATTCATGTTCTTATAATCAATTTTAATGGTCAGAAATACAATATTTTTCAATACTTTATTCCATAATTTTGAAGTACAAATATACGGAAATAAAAAAACCGCCCGAAGGCGGCCTTTATGAATGTTATTAAAATATGGTCTATTGATCCCACCAAACTTTTGAAGTATTTTTATCCTCAGCCGGCATCAGGCCTTGTACTCCTTTCAGGTAATTGGAATTATTAAAATTAACCTCCTCTATCGGATATCTCAGTCTTCTTGGAATTACTCCTCCATTCACAGCACTTGGTGCGGGTAATAAGGCAGGGTAGCCTGTTCTTCTAAATTCAGCCCATGCATCAAACCCGTTCATAAATAAGGCAATCCATTTTTCTTCACCTATTACTCTTTCTGCACCGAATGTTGCTATATCAGCAGCTCTGGCGCTTGCATATGCTGCGGCATTGGGAGTAATTTTAGTTCCCCCAAAAGGATTGGTGGAACTGTAGGCATCAGTATTTAAAACATAATGGGTATCCAGAGTATTATAATTCAGTATAATTCCTTGTGTCAGCATATTTGTGACTGCTTCACCGGTCCAGCCTTTTGCTGCAGCTTCAGCTCTGTTTAAGTAGGTATATCCTGCTGTCATTAGGTTAATAGCTGAGCTATTACTTCTGAACTTCACGCTAATCGTTGTTACCCCCGCTGTTGAATATCCTGCGGCAGCCAAATCATTAGAATTATAACCATATGGCAATCCAACAGCAGACATGGTCCCGGAATTTGCATATAATGTTAAGCGTGTATCAGGAGTATGATTTGATGTTCTGTTAAAAGCATTACCAGATCCTTTCATAGATTCCACCAATTCTCTGGATATCCGATAATCAGCCGGTCTAAAGTCAGATAAAGGGTTCGGGTATGAGTTTCCGGGAGAAATTGTGAACCATGCTTCATCCGATACTTTCTCTATAACCCCTGCTGAATTGGATAAGGCAGAATTAAATTCAGTAGCAGCATAGCCCGTTGCTGATGGATATTTTTTAGATAACTGCAATGTGGCCTGAAGCAACACTGAATTCGCCAGTTTTTTCCATTTATTTAAGTCTCCATAGTATAGGATATCACCCTCAGGACGTGTTGATGTAGTATTTAACATATCTCTTCCACTTTTCAAATCTGAAATAATACCTTCATATATCGTTTTTTGTGTATCATATTTTGGGAGAAATATATCGGATGTTGCTTTTGTTGCTTCCGAAAAAGGGGCATCTCCATAGGTATCGGTAAGCCTTTTCATGATGATTGCTCTGAAAATTTTAGATACTCCGATCATATTTTCTGCACTTCCCTGAAGCAATATTTCCGGGGAAGGATTATTAGAATATGCAGAAATAATTTCATTCAAATTAATAATTTGATTAGCATAGAATCTTCCCCACGCTCCCGGAGTATCACCATAAGTCTGTTCTGTGGTATAAACAACCTGCGATTGATATTGAGAAAATAGTATAGGCATCATTTGGTAAGCATTGCTACGATCCCCTCCGTTTTGTCCGAAATTCATAATAGCACCAGCTAGTAAAGATTTATAATTCGCTGAGTATATTCCGTATTGATCTTTATTAAAGTCATCACCGTAATTTTCATTGCTGCAAGAAGCAGTAATACCGATTAATAATGAATATAGGGCTATTTTATTTAGTGTATTTAAAAGTTGTTTT
Coding sequences within:
- a CDS encoding SusD/RagB family nutrient-binding outer membrane lipoprotein, which produces MKKQLLNTLNKIALYSLLIGITASCSNENYGDDFNKDQYGIYSANYKSLLAGAIMNFGQNGGDRSNAYQMMPILFSQYQSQVVYTTEQTYGDTPGAWGRFYANQIINLNEIISAYSNNPSPEILLQGSAENMIGVSKIFRAIIMKRLTDTYGDAPFSEATKATSDIFLPKYDTQKTIYEGIISDLKSGRDMLNTTSTRPEGDILYYGDLNKWKKLANSVLLQATLQLSKKYPSATGYAATEFNSALSNSAGVIEKVSDEAWFTISPGNSYPNPLSDFRPADYRISRELVESMKGSGNAFNRTSNHTPDTRLTLYANSGTMSAVGLPYGYNSNDLAAAGYSTAGVTTISVKFRSNSSAINLMTAGYTYLNRAEAAAKGWTGEAVTNMLTQGIILNYNTLDTHYVLNTDAYSSTNPFGGTKITPNAAAYASARAADIATFGAERVIGEEKWIALFMNGFDAWAEFRRTGYPALLPAPSAVNGGVIPRRLRYPIEEVNFNNSNYLKGVQGLMPAEDKNTSKVWWDQ